The Candidatus Eisenbacteria bacterium genome includes the window GGAGATGGAGCGCTTCGCCGAGTTCACGTCCGGCCGCCTCGGCCGGGAGCCGCGCGTTCCGCACGACCTGACCCCCGAGCTCCTCGCGGCCTTCGCGGCGGCGCGTTCCCTGGAGCGGACCGCGCGGCGGAAGCCCATCGCCTCGCGCACGCTCGCCCGCTCCATCGCCGCCGTGCGCTCCTTCCTCCGCTTCGTGGAGCGCCGCGGCCATCCGACCTCGGCGGCGCGCGCGTCCATGCCGCGCGTGTCCACGCCGGAGACCCTGCCCGCGTCGATCGTCGAGTCGCAGCTCAACGCGCTCCTGGACGAGCTGGCCGGCTCGACCCGCGGGGACGACGCGAGGAGCCTCCGAGCCCTGGCCGCGGCCGAGTGCCTCTATGGCGCCGGGCTTCGTGTCGGGGAGCTGGCGGGGCTCACGCGCGGGAGGCTCGACGACCGGCGGCTCCTCGTGCGCGTGCTCGGGAAGGGAAGCCGCGAGCGGGTGGTGCCCATCTCCGCCCGCGCGGTGGCGGCGCTCCGGCGGTTCTGGACGGCACGGGGCGTGGAGCCGAAGCCCGAGGAGGCGCTGCTCGCCGCCCGCGGATCCCGCGGCGTCACCGCCCGCACGCTCGAGCGCGACATCCACGCGGTCCTCGGGAGGCTCGGCCCGAGCGCCCCGTCTCACCCGCACGCCCTCCGGCACAGCTTCGCGACGCATCTCCTCGACCGCGGCGCGGACCTGCGCGCGGTCCAGGAGCTGCTCGGACACCGGAACCTCGGCACCACGCAGATCTACACCCATGTGACCCGCCGCCGGCTCAAGGCGGCCTACGCCCGCGCGCATCCGCGGGCCTGACGATCGTTCGAGGGAGCGCCCACGCATGAAGCGAGATCTCCTGTCGTTCGCCGACCTCTCCCGCGCCGACGCCGATCGCCTCTTCGAGGTGGCGGCCCGGCTCAAGGCCGATCTTCGCGCCGGCCGGACACGCAGCGAGCTCGCGCAGCGGACGCTCGCGCTGATCTTTCACAAGCCGAGCCTTCGCACGCGCCTCTCCTTCGAGGTCGCGATGACGCAGCTCGGCGGATCCTCGGTCTTCATCACCGACCGGGAGATCGGGATCGGTTCCCGGGAGCCCGTGCAGGACGTGGCGCGGGTGCTCTCGGGGTACGTCGACGGGATCATGATCCGCACGTTCGACCACCAGCTCGCGGTGGGGCTCGCGCGGCACGCGACCGTGCCCGTCATCAACGGGCTCACGGACTGGCTCCACCCCTGCCAGATCCTCGCGGATCTCTTCACGCTCTACGAGCGCGGCATGGACCTGGACCGGATCGTGGTCACGTACATCGGGGACGGGAACAACGTCGCGAACTCCTGGATCGAAGCCGCGGGCCTCTTCGGCCTCACGTTCCGGATCGCCTGCCCCGAGGGGTACGATCCGGACCGGAACCTGATCGCGCAGGTGGAGACCGCCGGGCGCGGCCGCGTCGAGATCCACCGGGATCCCCTGCGTGCCGCGAGCGGAGCGGACGTGCTCTACACGGACGTCTGGGCGAGCATGGGCCAGGAAGCGGAGCGCGAGAAGCGGCT containing:
- the argF gene encoding ornithine carbamoyltransferase, with the protein product MKRDLLSFADLSRADADRLFEVAARLKADLRAGRTRSELAQRTLALIFHKPSLRTRLSFEVAMTQLGGSSVFITDREIGIGSREPVQDVARVLSGYVDGIMIRTFDHQLAVGLARHATVPVINGLTDWLHPCQILADLFTLYERGMDLDRIVVTYIGDGNNVANSWIEAAGLFGLTFRIACPEGYDPDRNLIAQVETAGRGRVEIHRDPLRAASGADVLYTDVWASMGQEAEREKRLPIFRDYQINSEVLARAAKNAVVLHCLPAHRGEEITEEVIEGPQSAVFDEAENRLHLQKAILFELLGAGGRAAGKAASRASAGRPKAGSKTVRAKAAKPARARAGRTKFAGRSRAGSRRAR
- a CDS encoding tyrosine-type recombinase/integrase — protein: MERWIADFLRHLEENRRASPATRRAYAEEMERFAEFTSGRLGREPRVPHDLTPELLAAFAAARSLERTARRKPIASRTLARSIAAVRSFLRFVERRGHPTSAARASMPRVSTPETLPASIVESQLNALLDELAGSTRGDDARSLRALAAAECLYGAGLRVGELAGLTRGRLDDRRLLVRVLGKGSRERVVPISARAVAALRRFWTARGVEPKPEEALLAARGSRGVTARTLERDIHAVLGRLGPSAPSHPHALRHSFATHLLDRGADLRAVQELLGHRNLGTTQIYTHVTRRRLKAAYARAHPRA